GAAGCTGAGAGAGGAGAATGCAGCATTGCAAAGGCAAGTGAAACAGCTGCCAGAGCTTACAGCCATGTTAGAGAAGATGAAGAGGGAGAACGCAGCCTTGCAACGACAATCCAGCCAACTCCCTGAGATCATTTCAGCATTCCAAGAGATGCGTCAACAGAATGCTGCGTTATGGCATGAGCTTCAAAGCTTGAAATCGAAGCAGAGCTCTCCACCCGAGTCGGTCACTCCACAGATGCCATCACCACGCTCTCACTCTCCAGCAGTTAACTTTCAGACTCCACAGCCATACCGCCCAATACCAGCTCCACGCTCTAGGTTGCCACCATCTGCCACTAAGAGACTGCCACACCCAGCTGTGCCAGAGGAAAGCTCAGAGTTTACTGAAGATCTGAGAAACATGAACATTTCTTCCTCCCCTCGTGAGAGACCCTCCTTTACAGCACATTATAGTGACTCAGCTCAGTTCAGGTATCCCAACACTTCCACATATTCCCAGCCACCTCAGCTGCCTGAGTCCGTGGTCCCATCACAGGAAAGGAGGAGGTCAGCCCATGCAGAATTACAGCTCAGATCATGTCTTACCCTCAAGTACCCAGGAGAAAATCTACAGAGGACCAGCCCCTACCATCCCCTGCCTAACGTCTTTCTGATCCTAGGGAGTTTTCAAGACTGAGAATTGCATTAGAGAATATCCTGCCTGAAGATTGCCACTGAacgtttcaaatttcaaatcctCACAGACCATCTGAAACTGGAGGAGGCCCTCCTTGTGGCAGGACTCTTACAGCAATTCCAGATTTCCCTTCACCAACACTATGAAAGCTCTGGATAAGATGTATGGTCAACCCCACCAATTAGCACTGCAACGAATCGCTGAGCTGATGGATGGAGCTAATATACGCAGTGGAGATGTAAAGGCCTTCAGGATGTTCGGACTGCAGGTGCGTTCGCTTGTCAGTATGTTGCAGCAGCTTGGCCACAAAGGTACTGTAGAGCTGGAATGTGGATCACATGTGTCTCGACTCCTGAGTAAACTGCCACATGACTTCAGATCAAGTTTCAAGCGGTACACCCACCCTTTGCAAGTCTCTATTCCTACTTTGCTGGACTTCGCTGATTGGTTGGAATATGAGCTTCAAGTACAGGAAGACAATAGCCAGTACGCTTGTTATACAAGGCAGGAATCTTCAGTGCATGGCAGAGAGGTGAGAAGAGAGTCTAAGCAGCTTCACAGACCAACTACCATTCTCCTTGGTACCGACAAGTCATATTCCACATCAATGTCGTCAGCCACGTCTAAACCAGCTTCAGTCAGAGAAGAGAAGGTGAGAGCTTATTGTCCATACTgtgataataataaacactatCTGAATGGCTGTGACAACTTCAAGCTTCTTAGCAAAGACCTGAAAATAGACTGGATAAAGACAAAGAACCGATGCTGGCGTTGTGGTCGTGGACATCAAGCGGCTAACTGCACACTAAAGACTTTCTGCCCCACCTGCAACAAGAAGCACCTTATGGTACTACATGATGTCAATGACCAGGTCAAGCCATCTCAGCCAAGTGCAGCTCCTTCCAGTGCAGTTTTATATGTTGACCGACCAACCTCCGGAAGTAAAGTACTGCTCAAAGTGACTAAGGTTCTGATAAAGAATGGCAACGTGGCAATGGAAGCTTACGCCATATTAGACGATGGATCAGAGCGGACCATCATTCTGCATGATGCAGTGCAGAAATTAAGACTTGTGGGGGAGCCAGAGGACCTTGTACTTCGTACAGTAAGACAGGATACCCAGGTCATTCACGGGGCGGCAGTGACTTTTACTGTGTCCCAAACTGTTAACCCCAGCAAAGCTTACAAGATCCGTAATGCCTTCACAGCCAAAGCACTCGGTCTGGCAGAACATACACACCCAGTTAGTGTCCTGCAACAGAAATTTAAGCATCTTGCAGGGTTACCTCTACAACAGCTGGACAAGGTACATCCTGTTCTTCTCATTGGCTCTGATTGCCCTCACCTCCTCACACCCATAGAACCAGTCAGACTGGGACCCCCTGGTGGGCCAGCAGCAGTAAGAACACGTCTGGGATGGACACTGCAGGGTCCAACTGAAGAATTGAGCAGTCATCTTTCCCCTGATCAATGCTTCTTCACCTCGCTGCGGCCTGTCAATGATCTTTATGCAAATGTGGAGAGACTGTGGCAAATGGATGTTCTACCCTACCAGAGTGAAAAGGTGATTACCAGATCACACCAAGACAAAGAGTCAATTCAGCTTCTGCAAGAAAACACAGTGAGAGTGGATGTTAATGGTATCCAGCGATACGCTACTCCTCTGCTCCGTGTCAAGAACATGCCTCGCCTCTGTGCTCCAAAGGAAGCAGTCCTGCCACAGTTGAGAGGAATTGAGAAACGGCTGGAAAGGGACCCTGTTCTAACTGCAGCATACCAAGTGGAGCTGGCCAGGTTAGTGCAAGCTGGTTACGTTGTCAAACTTAGTCAGGAGCAAGTGGACAAAACAAAGGAAGCCTGGTACATTCCGCACCACATGGTGCAGCATAATGGGAAGAACAGGGTGGTTTTTAACTGTTCATTCTCATATCAAGGACACAACCTGAACGAGCTACTGTTACCTGGACCAACACTTGGTCCATCTCTCCTGGCAGTCCTTCTGCGTTTCCGGGAGCACTCTGTTGCCATCAGTAGTGACATCCGCGGCATGTTCCATCAGGTACGCCTCTTGCCACAAGATAAACCTCTGTTGAGATACATCTGGAGAGACATGCAAAGAGACAGAACCCCAGATGTCTATGAATGGCAGGTACTGCCTTTCGGGACCACTTGCAGTCCGTGTTGTGCATCGTTTGCTTTACAGAAGCACGTTCTAGATCACAGCCAGCCTGGAGAGGACACACAAGTTTCAGTGGAGAAGTCATTCTATGTGGACAATTGCCTCCAGAGCTTCACTTCCCGTGACATGGCCAAGAATCTGGTAGACAAACTCTGTAACCTTCTAGCATCTGGTGGCTTTGAGTTACGACAGTGGGCAAGCAATGACCCTTCAGTTATCAGCCATCTGCCAGCGGACATTCAGTCACCGAGTAGCATCCTCTGGCTCAGCGAAGGCCACCAAGAAGCTCAGGAATCAACACTTGGCCTGCACTGGAATTGCCAATCAGATACCCTCTCTTACAAACGACGCAAACCAGACAATGAAGTGCCCACAATGCGAAGCATCTACCAGATCCTTGCCAGCCAGTAGGATCCCCTTGGCTATATTGTACCCTTGACCACTCGAGCCAAGGTGATAGTGCAGAGGTTGTGGGACAAACAAAGGGAGTGGGATGACCCCAGGCTGCCAGAGGACCTATTAGACTCTTGGAAACACTGGGAGAGTGAATTGGAAGATCTGCAGAATATCAGTTTGCCCAGATGTTACTGCAGCAAGGAACTAGACTGCTCTAGTAGTATTAGGCAACTTCACATCTTTTGTGATGCCTCAGAGAAGGCGTATGGATCTGTGGCATACTTAAGAACAGAGAACCCTCAAGGTAAAGTGGAGGTGGCCTTTGTAACAGCTAGGTCTCGTGTTGCTCCCAAGAAACAGCAGAGCATCCCTCGTCTTGAGCTGTGTGCAGCACTCACAGGTGCACAGCTTGCTAAAGTCCTGAAGGCAGAGCTAACGTTACCACTCAGTAGTGTCACACTGTGGTCTGATTCCACCACAGTGCTAATTTGGCTTTTATCAGATTCCTGTCGCTTTAAGGTGTTTGTGGGGACCAGAGTGGCAGAAGTACAGGACTTGACTGAATCTGACACCTGGCGTTACGTACAGTCATCCGACAACCCAGCAGATGCAATTACAAGAGGAAAGTCTCCCTCTGATCTCAACAAAGACAGCAGATGGAACCAAGGCCCAGCATTCCTCAGACAAAGACCAGACAGCTGGCCAGAAATGCCACCACTAGCTCACATAAGTGAAGACGGTGAGCTGAAAAGGTCAACTTTCTGTGGACTGTTAACCTCTGATCTGTCACTGCCAGATCCTCATAAATTTTGCACATTCACAGACTACTTAAAAGCTCTTATACAGCCATCATCAGAAAGCTCTCCATTCATTGCAAATGCAGAAAACTACATAGAAGCTGAGCTCACAGCCCTCTGACAGATCCAGGCAGAATCATTCCCAGATGAGATATTGCACTTGAAATCTGGTAAACCTCTACCAAGCAATAGTCGACTGCTTTGCCTAGCCCCAGAACTAGATATCAGAACCAATCTCATTTGTGTTGGCGGTCGCTTACGACAAATCAGTCAACTAGATGAGGATACCATTCACCCCATTGTCCTTGATCCACATCACCCGCTCACCAAACTAATTATCAAAGACTATGATGACTGTTTGCATCACCCTGGACCAGAGGGGTGTTTGCGGAGCTCAGGATAAAAAACTGGGTGTTAAGAGGACGAGCAGCAGTTAAACACCACCAACGCCAATGCGCTGAATGCCAAAAATGGCAGGCTAAACCGCATCCCCCCAGGATGGCAGACCTCCCACCTGCCAGGTTAAGAATTCACCAGCCAGTTTTCTATTCAACAGGTATAGATTGCTTTGGTCCCTATCTCATAAAGTTTGGATGCCGAAATGAGAAGCGTTGGGGGATCATCTTCAAGTGTATGACCACCCGTGCAGTGCATATTGATCTCCTCACAAGTATGGACAGTGACTCATTCCATTTCAAAGGTGGTGAAAGGGAACTTCGGGATGCCTACACTGCTCTTCAACCTGAGCTCCAAGCTCAACTGGCAAGCCAGCAAATTAGGTTTACATTCAATCCACCTAATGCCCCACATTTTGGTGGATGCTGGGAACGGGAAATTCGATCCTTGAAAACAGCCCTACAAGTGACACTCGGAGCACAGACAGTCACTGAAGAAGTATTGCGGACTGTTCTCATTGAAATTGAGGGGATCCTCAATGCCAAACCTCTTGGTTACATATCTTCAGACATTGCTGACCCTGACCCGGTTACACCCAACATTCTGCTGATGGGGCGGCGGGACGCCTCACTTCCCCAAGTGACATACCAAGATTCTGAGCTTCTGAGTCGACGGAGATGGAGGCATAGTCAGCTGTTAGCTGATCACTTTTGGAGGCAATTCATCCGTAACTACCTACCCAGCCTTCAAACCAGACAGAAATGGATGTCAGAAACAGACAACCTACAGATAGGTGAAACTGTTATGATTGTGGATCCACAGCTACCTCGTGAACTTTGGCCTGTTGGAAGGATTCTTCAAGTTTTCCCTGGGAAGGATAACAGAGTCAGATCAGCTGAGATCAAAGTGAAAGACAGAACTTACCTAAGGCCAGTGACCAAGATCATCTGTCTACCTCCTTTGACTGAATGACATTGTAATACTTAGTAAGGCCCTTGTTGTTCAAATTCACCTTGTGAATTTGGGGGCGGCTGTAAAAAAGGCCACCCCTTGAAAGTGAACTCTTCCGAACCCTCCCGCCTGTGTTCGTGATTTGGACTGTTCCTAATCTTTCCGCGGAGTGAGAACCAAGACATTATAGAGGCTGGATGTGTTGATGTGTTTATAGTTAATATTTCATAGTTAAATTAGTTAGAAGTTGCCCGTTTAAGGATTGTGTGGATATATGTGTGCGTGCAACTAAtcgtaagtacatttacataattaaatgtatGATAAGTTTACAAGCGAGATTAATGACCGCTGCCGCGGCATTCTACctaaatgtttacattgtttattatatttgcacattttcttgttgacaaaatgttatatttcgcctgtgtttttgtttgatagaatatttaatgttattgcatATTAGGCTATAATGCATAGACTTGAAACGCATCTCAGGGAACATGTTCGGGCTTGTTCACCGGACGAGCTAGGCACGTGAGCCAGACGCACAGTGCAGTAGTGCGATTATTTAATAGAACTTTGagtcatatttgtatatatattatatttagataatttaCAATGCTGTTACTTATGAGTATTTAAGTACTGCTGTAAAGatctgttaatgtgtatttattcatttattcatatttgtatactgttttatatttacagaacCACACACATCTTTGCACAATAAATCACCCTGAAGTACATTCCTGGTGTGAGACCTAATGTTCTGACCGGACACCCTGTAGCCGTTCTATAAATCCGAACCTGAGTTAGACAAGAGTAGTCAGCAGTTTTTTCAGTAGCGATCGTTTCTTTCTCTTCCACTTGATTTGATTGCATATATATCAAATTTAAGATAGCAATGCAATACATTAtcatattattgatattaatacTATGACAATATCTGTGGTCAATATTGATCAAATGGGAGGGGAGATTCCCAGCAAGGAGAGAAATCATAAAAGCACTTGTGTTCACCTATTGAAGTGATATTCCGGTctttttgcagacgcttttatccaaagtgacttacaaatggtataaaatatataaataaaacagcaaaatagtaataacaacaacaataacatctTATCAAACAAAAAAGAGATTTGAAAAGAAGCTTTGGTTGATATGTCATACACCGGTCAaaattttatgctcaccaagtctgcattttttTGATCAGAAGTACAGAACAAATCAGTAATATTTAGCAAGAATATGTTCGATAAAAAAGTGATAGAGTAAAGAGACAGTCTACAGTCTACACATAAGAAATTAAAGCCTCGGCCATGTCTGTACCATGGCATCCAACCCCAGTGGGGCTCCTATTCTCCATCACCCGGATCCTGAAAGGGAGTTTATCATTGAAGTGGATGCATCTAACAAAGGAGTAGGGACTGTGCTGTCTCAGCGGTATGGTAACCCTGAGAAAATGTTCCCGTGTGCCTTTTACTCCCGCAAGCTCAACTC
This sequence is a window from Carassius auratus strain Wakin unplaced genomic scaffold, ASM336829v1 scaf_tig00216663, whole genome shotgun sequence. Protein-coding genes within it:
- the LOC113098790 gene encoding uncharacterized protein LOC113098790, with protein sequence MDSDSFHFKGGERELRDAYTALQPELQAQLASQQIRFTFNPPNAPHFGGCWEREIRSLKTALQVTLGAQTVTEEVLRTVLIEIEGILNAKPLGYISSDIADPDPVTPNILLMGRRDASLPQVTYQDSELLSRRRWRHSQLLADHFWRQFIRNYLPSLQTRQKWMSETDNLQIGETVMIVDPQLPRELWPVGRILQVFPGKDNRVRSAEIKVKDRTYLRPVTKIICLPPLTE